TGTCATGAGTGCAGCGCCCGGTCCGACGAACCCGCGTTACCCGCCGATCAGGCCCGCACGCGCGGCTTCCTGTTCGGCGACATAGGCATCCAGCATGTCGGCCTGGCCGGGGAGCAGCGCGTCGATCGCAGGGAGGCCGTCGATATCGTCCCGGTGAAGCAGCACGGACGGGCACTGGCCTTCGACATTGCCGAGATTGGGGCGATGCTGGGCATAGCCGATGAGCGCGGCCAGATCGGGATCGAACGCTCGAGCGATGGCGGGCGGATAGACGAGATACTGATTCTCGAACGTCCGCAGCCATCCGAGGCAATAGGAGGTGATGACCGCGCGGCGCACATGATCGGACTGGTTAGCGCCGGCACCATGCAGGATCGATCCGAGGAACAGCAGCGCGGAGCCGGGTGGCATTTCGGCGGCGACCGGACGTGCATCGCCCGGTTGCGATGCCGCATCGTGATGGCTGCCCGGCCAGACCAGCGTCGCGCCACTCTCCAGCGTGAACGGATCGATCGGCCAGATGACGTTGATCTGATAGTGCATCCCGGTCTTGACGCCGCCCCAGAGATCCTGGTCGCGGTGCGGCACCTGCGCGAGCGCGCCGGGATGGATTTCGATCGCCTGGGTGAGGTTGAGAACGATACGATCGCACCATTCCCCGAGCACCGTTTCGGCGATACCGCGGATGATCGGGTGCAGCACAAGGCCGGCGATATGCCGTGAACGCCGCAACAACGCGCCAAAGCGCTTGGTGCGGGCTCCGTAGAATCCGCCTTCGCAAAAGGGCGTGGCGACGAAGCGCGGTGCGAGTTCGGCTTCGAGCGCGGTGATTAGCTCGGTCGGCACGGCGTTATCGACAATGACATAACCGTCGGCGAGCAGCATCGCGGCGAGGCGGGCGGGGTCGTGCATCGCCATTCCCTTCACGCGGCTCTTGCCGCCGCATCGGGAGTGATCGCACCCGGTACATAGATGCCGTTCGACGCCAGCAGCGCAGGCGTACCGGCGCAGATCTCGATGCGGAACGCTCCAAGGAACGCGCCATCGATGCGGCGCGCGGGGCCGAGCGGCGCTGCGCGCCAGCCCATCGCCAAAACCTCCTCGCGAAAAGCAGCGGTCACGACGCCGGTTAGCATGGTGATTCCG
This DNA window, taken from Sphingopyxis sp. PAMC25046, encodes the following:
- a CDS encoding phytanoyl-CoA dioxygenase family protein gives rise to the protein MHDPARLAAMLLADGYVIVDNAVPTELITALEAELAPRFVATPFCEGGFYGARTKRFGALLRRSRHIAGLVLHPIIRGIAETVLGEWCDRIVLNLTQAIEIHPGALAQVPHRDQDLWGGVKTGMHYQINVIWPIDPFTLESGATLVWPGSHHDAASQPGDARPVAAEMPPGSALLFLGSILHGAGANQSDHVRRAVITSYCLGWLRTFENQYLVYPPAIARAFDPDLAALIGYAQHRPNLGNVEGQCPSVLLHRDDIDGLPAIDALLPGQADMLDAYVAEQEAARAGLIGG